One region of Qipengyuania sp. SS22 genomic DNA includes:
- a CDS encoding autotransporter domain-containing protein: MHRYLLAGTALATLAVPLAAQTLVEDKRTQPIRTSQLNGGAGDAVKVTDKGSIELTAGSAITVDGDHDTTNVGKIVVSNADGASGIEVVGDRQADIVNSGTITIDETYTPEDIDNDKDFDGPFAVGRDRAAIRVRGDLVGEIRHTGTITVEGNESAGISVAGLLDGDLVHDGKTSVLGDDSVGVEVGDVTGNVRLAGTISAVGEGSSAAHLGGDIDGALVVQGTIAATGYRYTTAPADPSKLDEDDLLQGGSALVIEGDVAKGIYFAIPPKDADKDDPDEDKDGIEDAKEGSAKVVSYGAAPAVVIGATDRDIAIGAVPATGSGFGLIIDGGIAGHGVYAGVDGNALVIGGRGGGVTIEKGISVAGAVEATSKDANATALRLAGGASTGELRVSGTIAATTGKDADSRATAISVDQGATLPYLRNSGTIRATSGGEDGTAVAIVDNSGTLGLVENSGKIVATGAKAGSGRNIAIDLSNVSSGATVRQTAVGSGVAAPVIEGDIRFGTGSDLLQIADGVVAGDVAFGSGQDRLLMAGDAKFSGRADFGGQADELALSGTSSFSGTADFAGGAAAVTLSDKSAFSGRFVDSQNVAVALEGGTLDLASPTTIASLEVGAKGIIVATLSKEAGEGSAITVGGNASFEDGAKLKLRLTDIAAAEGTYTVITAGSLTGADDLVSDNTLVPFMYDAALAIEEAAGLVMVDIERKANEDLGLNRAQGAAYDALYAALAEDDDVAGVFLGITDKDLFRATVAQALPDHAGGAFEGLSLGMRTFARRLADGDGPIEATGKLRLTFEGAGWGSSKDQQESARYDLDGLGFSGGAELVTGIGRVGASASWLWNRYDSGPENSVLSNTYEAALYWRGDWGAFSSFARGSYGFSDFDGSRQFIGMNGDETLARTIERDWSGNVVSLMAGASVEGGSQFFFFRPSVFVDYIRLDENGYNETGGGAALDLSVEDRTSDELGLNFAAALGFDLLGMRRGDDLWMRLEAEGGWREILAGELGGTTARFGDGESFTLLPDQSSSGWFARLRGQAGDEFYTVSGEFSVEERNDKIGYGLRASINFEL, translated from the coding sequence ATGCATCGTTACCTGCTCGCCGGGACCGCGCTCGCGACCCTGGCCGTTCCGCTCGCCGCGCAGACGCTCGTCGAGGACAAGCGCACCCAGCCGATCCGCACATCCCAGTTGAATGGCGGCGCAGGCGATGCAGTCAAGGTGACCGACAAGGGTTCGATCGAACTGACCGCCGGTTCGGCGATTACCGTCGATGGCGATCACGATACGACAAACGTCGGCAAGATCGTGGTCTCCAATGCCGATGGCGCAAGCGGCATTGAGGTGGTCGGAGACCGCCAGGCCGATATCGTCAATTCGGGTACGATCACGATCGACGAAACCTATACGCCCGAAGACATCGACAACGACAAGGACTTCGACGGACCCTTCGCGGTCGGGCGTGACCGCGCAGCCATCCGCGTTCGCGGGGATCTGGTCGGCGAGATCCGCCATACCGGCACGATCACCGTCGAAGGTAACGAGTCCGCCGGGATTTCCGTAGCGGGCCTGCTCGATGGCGACCTCGTTCACGATGGCAAGACCAGCGTCCTTGGCGACGATAGCGTGGGCGTCGAGGTGGGTGACGTGACCGGCAATGTCCGGCTGGCGGGGACCATATCAGCGGTTGGAGAGGGGTCTTCCGCCGCGCATCTGGGCGGCGATATCGATGGCGCGCTGGTGGTCCAGGGAACCATCGCGGCGACCGGCTATCGCTATACGACTGCGCCGGCAGACCCGTCCAAGCTCGACGAGGACGACCTCCTCCAGGGCGGCAGCGCGCTGGTGATCGAGGGCGATGTCGCCAAGGGCATCTACTTCGCGATTCCGCCCAAGGATGCCGACAAGGACGACCCCGACGAGGACAAGGACGGGATCGAGGACGCCAAGGAAGGCAGCGCGAAAGTCGTATCTTATGGCGCTGCGCCAGCAGTTGTGATCGGCGCTACCGATCGCGACATCGCGATCGGCGCGGTTCCCGCAACCGGATCGGGTTTCGGCCTGATCATCGACGGTGGCATCGCTGGACACGGTGTCTACGCGGGCGTCGATGGCAACGCCCTGGTGATCGGCGGACGCGGCGGTGGTGTGACGATCGAGAAAGGCATCTCGGTCGCGGGAGCGGTCGAAGCGACGTCGAAGGATGCCAATGCGACCGCGCTGCGGCTTGCCGGTGGAGCGTCCACCGGCGAACTGCGCGTCTCGGGAACCATCGCTGCCACGACCGGCAAGGACGCGGATAGCCGCGCGACCGCCATATCCGTGGATCAGGGTGCCACGCTTCCGTACCTGCGCAACAGCGGCACGATCAGGGCCACTTCGGGCGGCGAAGACGGCACCGCCGTTGCCATCGTCGACAACAGCGGCACGCTCGGCCTCGTTGAAAACAGCGGCAAGATCGTCGCGACGGGTGCGAAGGCAGGTTCGGGGCGTAATATCGCCATCGACCTGTCGAACGTTTCCTCGGGAGCCACGGTCAGGCAGACCGCGGTGGGTTCGGGCGTGGCTGCTCCCGTGATCGAAGGCGATATCCGGTTCGGGACCGGTAGCGATCTTCTCCAGATTGCGGACGGCGTGGTCGCGGGCGATGTCGCCTTCGGTTCGGGCCAGGACCGGCTGCTGATGGCGGGAGATGCAAAGTTTTCCGGGCGGGCGGATTTCGGCGGGCAGGCAGACGAACTGGCACTCTCCGGCACCTCTTCCTTCTCCGGCACGGCTGATTTCGCTGGCGGCGCGGCCGCGGTGACGCTGTCGGACAAGAGCGCGTTCTCCGGCCGCTTCGTCGACAGCCAGAATGTTGCGGTCGCACTCGAAGGCGGGACGCTCGACCTCGCTTCACCGACGACGATCGCTTCGCTCGAGGTCGGGGCAAAAGGCATCATCGTTGCCACCCTGAGCAAGGAAGCGGGCGAAGGAAGCGCGATCACCGTCGGCGGCAATGCAAGCTTCGAAGACGGTGCCAAGCTCAAGCTCCGCCTGACCGATATCGCCGCTGCCGAAGGCACTTATACCGTAATCACGGCGGGCAGCCTCACCGGCGCCGACGATCTGGTGTCCGACAACACGCTGGTCCCCTTCATGTACGACGCCGCTCTGGCGATCGAGGAGGCTGCGGGTCTCGTCATGGTCGACATCGAACGGAAAGCCAATGAAGACCTCGGCCTGAACCGTGCGCAGGGCGCTGCCTATGACGCGCTCTACGCCGCGCTGGCCGAAGATGACGATGTCGCCGGCGTGTTCCTCGGCATCACCGATAAGGATCTGTTCCGTGCTACGGTGGCGCAGGCCCTGCCCGATCATGCGGGCGGCGCTTTCGAGGGGCTGAGCCTCGGCATGCGCACCTTCGCCCGGCGCCTGGCCGACGGCGACGGACCGATCGAAGCGACCGGCAAGCTGCGCCTGACATTCGAGGGCGCCGGCTGGGGTTCGAGCAAGGATCAGCAGGAAAGCGCCCGCTACGATCTCGATGGTCTCGGGTTTTCCGGCGGCGCCGAGCTTGTCACCGGCATCGGGCGCGTCGGCGCGAGCGCAAGCTGGCTGTGGAACCGCTACGACAGCGGCCCGGAGAACAGCGTGCTGTCGAACACCTATGAAGCGGCGCTCTACTGGCGCGGCGACTGGGGTGCCTTTTCCTCCTTCGCGCGCGGATCCTATGGCTTCAGCGACTTCGACGGCTCGCGCCAGTTCATCGGCATGAATGGCGATGAAACGCTCGCCCGCACGATCGAACGCGACTGGTCGGGCAATGTCGTATCGCTGATGGCCGGTGCTTCGGTCGAGGGCGGCTCGCAATTCTTCTTCTTCCGCCCGTCCGTTTTCGTCGATTACATTCGCCTTGACGAAAACGGGTACAACGAGACCGGCGGGGGCGCTGCGCTCGATCTTTCGGTCGAGGATCGGACGAGTGACGAGCTGGGGCTCAACTTTGCCGCGGCGCTCGGCTTCGACCTCTTGGGAATGCGGCGCGGCGACGATCTGTGGATGCGCCTCGAAGCAGAAGGTGGCTGGCGCGAAATCCTCGCGGGCGAACTCGGCGGCACCACCGCGCGGTTCGGCGATGGAGAAAGTTTCACCCTGCTCCCCGACCAGAGCTCGAGCGGCTGGTTTGCGCGATTGCGCGGTCAGGCCGGGGACGAATTCTACACGGTAAGCGGCGAGTTTTCGGTCGAGGAGCGCAACGACAAGATCGGATACGGCTTGCGCGCCTCGATCAATTTCGAGCTCTGA